The nucleotide sequence tccttttttaatttagtagccccaacacattgaagcctatggatccttcctttcaatatagaaatcaacatagaagtacctggcccagattgaccaaacgaaaaggactaaaccaaaccaagaaaaggaNNNNNNNNNNNNNNNNNNNNNNNNNNNNNNNNNNNNNNNNNNNNNNNNNNNNNNNNNNNNNNNNNNNNNNNNNNNNNNNNNTGTGTTCAAtttccacaatgttgatttattttgacccaattatttttcgcggtctctatgaaagcccataaaaggcccatcaacatagaagtacctggcccagattgaccaaacgaaatggactaaaccaaaccaagaatacctattccctttaatagtaggataattccttttttaatttagtagccccaacagatTGAagtctatggatccttcctttcaatatagaaatcaacatagaagtacctggcccagattgaccaaacaaaaaggactaaaccaaaccaagaaaaggacgcaatgcttcctttagtttgctcattcgcttaattagttacatcgaagatctagacaggaggtcctgtgttcaattcccacaatgttgatttattttgaccNNNNNNNNNNgatccttcctttcaatatagaaatcaacatagaagtacctggcccagattgaccaaccgaaaaagactaaaccaaaccaagaaaaggacgcagtccttcctttagtttgctcattcgcttaattagttacatcgaagatctagacaggaggtcctatgttcaattcccacaatgttgatttattttgacccaattattttttgcggtctctatgaaagcccataaaaggcccatcaacatagaagtacctggcccagattgaccaaacgaaaaggactaaaccaaaccaagaatacatattccctttaatagtaggataattccttttttaatttagtagccccaacacattgaagcctatggattcttcctttcaatatagaaatcaacatagaagtacctggcccagattgaccaaacgaaaaggactaaaccaaaccaagaaaaggacgcaatccttccttttgtttgctcattcgcttaattagttacatcgaagatccagacaggaggtcctgtgttcaattcccacaatgttgatttattttgacccaattatttttcgcggtctctatgaaagcccataaaaggcccatcaacatagaagtaccttgcctagattgaccaaacgaaaaggactaaaccaaaccaagaattcctattccctttaatagtaggataattcgatttttaatttagtagccccaacacattgaagcctatggatccttcctttcaatatagaaatcaacatagaagtacctggcccagattgaccaaacgaaaaggactaaaccaaaccaagaaaaggacgcaaaccTTCCTTAGTTTNNNNNNNNNNNNNNNNNNNNNNNNNNNNNNNNNNNNNNNNNNNNNNNNNNNNNNNNNNNNNNNNNNNNNNNNNNNNNNNNNNNNNNNNNNNNNNNNNNNNNNNNNNNNNNNNNNNNNNNNNNNNNNNNNNNNNNNNNNNNNNNNNNNNNNNNNNNNNNNNNNNNNNNNNNNNNNNNNNNNNNNNNNNNNNNNNNNNNNNNNNNNNNNNNNNNNNNNNNNNNNNNNNNNNNNNNNNNNNNNNNNNNNNNNNNNNNNNNNNNNNNNNNNNNNNNNNNNNNNNNNNNNNNNNNNNNNNNNNNNNNNNNNNNNNNNNNNNNNNNNNNNNNNNNNNNNNNNNNNNNNNNNNNNNNNNNNNNNNNNNNNNNNNNNNNNNNNNNNNNNNNNNNNNNNNNNNNNNNNNNNNNNNNNNNNNNNNNNNNNNNNNNNNNNNNNNNNNNNNNNNNNNNNNNNNNNNNNNNNNNNNNNNNNNNNNNNNNNNNNNNNNNNNNNNNNNNNNNNNNNNNNNNNNNNNNNNNNNNNNNNNNNNNNNNNNNNNNNNNNNNNNNNNNNNNNNNNNNNNNNNNNNNNNNNNNNNNNNNNNNNNNNNNNNNNNNNNNNNNNNNNNNNNNNNNNNNNNNNNNNNNNNNNNNNNNNNNNNNNNNNNNNNNNNNNNNNNNNNNNNNNNNNNNNNNNNNNNNNNNNNNNNNNNNNNNNNNNNNNNNNNNNNNNNNNNNNNNNNNNNNNNNNNNNNNNNNNNNNNNNNNNNNNNNNNNNNNNNNNNNNNNNNNNNNNNNNNNNNNNNNNNNNNNNNNNNNNNNNNNNNNNNNNNNNNNNNNNNNNNNNNNNNNNNNNNNNNNNNNNNNNNNNNNNNNNNNNNNNNNNNNNNNNNNNNNNNNNNNNNNNNNNNNNNNNNNNNNNNNNNNNNNNNNNNNNNNNNNNNNNNNNNNNNNNNNNNNNNNNNNNNNNNNNNNNNNNNNNNNNNNNNNNNNNNNNNNNNNNNNNNNNNNNNNNNNNNNNNNNNNNNNNNNNNNNNNaaacgaaaaggactaaaccaaaccaagaattcctattccctttaatagtaggataattccatttttaatttagtagccccaacacattgaagcctatggatccttactttcaatatagaaatcaacatagaagtacctggcccagattgaccaaacgaaaaggactaaaccaaaccaagaaaaggacgcaaaccttccttagtttgctcattcgcttaattagttacatcaaagatctagacaggaggtcatgtgttcaattcccacaatgttgatttattttgacccaattatttttcgcggtctctatgaaagcccataaaaggcccatcaacatagaagtacctggcccagattgaccaaacgaaaagtactaaaccaaaccaagaatacatattccctttaatagtaggataattccttttttgatttagtagccccaacacattgaagcctatggatccttcctttcaatataaaaatcaacatagaagtacctggcccagattaaccaaacgaaaaggactaaaccaaaccaagaaaaggacgcaatccttcctttagtttgctcattcgcttaattagttacatcgaagatctagacaggaggtcctgtgttNNNNNNNNNNNNNNNNNNNNNNNNNNNNNNNNNNNNNNNNNNNNNNNNNNNNNNNNNNNNNNNNNNNNNNNNNNNNNNNNNNNNNNNNNNNNNNNNNNNNNNNNNNNNNNNNNNNNNNNNNNNNNNNNNNNNNNNNNNNNNNNNNNNNNNNNNNNNNNNNNNNNNNNNNNNNNNNNNNNNNNNNNNNNNNNNNNNNNNNNNNNNNNNNNNNNNNNNNNNNNNNNNNNNNNNNNNNNNNNNNNNNNNNNNNNNNNNNNNNNNNNNNNNNNNNNNNNNNNNNNNNNNNNNNNNNNNNNNNNNNNNNNNNNNNNNNNNNNNNNNNNNNNNNNNNNNNNNNNNNNNNNNNNNNNNNNNNNNNNNNNNNNNNNNNNNNNNNNNNNNNNNNNNNNNNNNNNNNNNNNNNNNNNNNNNNNNNNNNNNNNNNNNNNNNNNNNNNNNNNNNNNNNNNNNNNNNNNNNNNNNNNNNNNNNNNNNNNNNNNNNNNNNNNNNNNNNNNNNNNNNNNNNNNNNNNNNNNNNNNNNNNNNNNNNNNNNNNNNNNNNNNNNNNNNNNNNNNNNNNNNNNNNNNNNNNNNNNNNNNNNNNNNNNNNNNNNNNNNNNNNNNNNNNNNNNNNNNNNNNNNNNNNNNNNNNNNNNNNNNNNNNNNNNNNNNNNNNNNNNNNNNNNNNNNNNNNNNNNNNNNNNNNNNNNNNNNNNNNNNNNNNNNNNNNNctaaaccaaaccaagaaaaggacgcaatgcttcctttagtttgctcattcgcttaattagttacatcgaagatctagacaggaggtcctgtgttcaattcccacaatgttgatttattttgacccaattatttttcgcggtctctatgaaatccCATAAAAGGCccgtcaacatagaagtacctggcccagattgaccaaacgaaaaggactaaaccaaaccaagaatacctattccctttaatagcaggataattccttttttaatttagtagccccactaCTAGATATTTCATTATAACCGAGGGTCCAATCACCGTCGGATATTTTTGATCACCGTCAACTATTACTAAAACCGACGGTACACCGTCGGCCATCTCCTGTCGGCCTTGCTCCGTCGGCCATTACAGTAATGGTCGACGGTACAGTCAGGTAATATTGTCACCTACGGTAGTAAGCCGACGGTGAGCCGTCGGGCATGTTATTATGACCAGCTGGCTCATCTTAGCCCGACGACATTTATAGCCGACGGTTCCTCATCGGGCATTTACTCTCCGATGGTTATTGCTTCCCGTCGGTTTTCAAAATAGTCGACGGTACATTTGTCCCACTAGACTTATTTATGACCGTGATGAGAACCAAACCGTCAGCTCATTAGATGGTCGACAGTGTATACGGCCTTTCAGGAAACCTGTTAGCCGAGGGTGAGCGAACACCGCCAGGAAACCTGTTAGTCGAGGGTGAGCAAACACCGTCAATTTATAAATTCACCAACAGTCTGAAGTCCCCATTGGCATTCTCTATAACCGAGACATATTTTCCACCATAGGTCATTACTCACCCCTCGTATATTTCTTTCACCAAGGGGTGTTTCATTCCATCTCATACACAAGCACAAGGTATTGAGTTGCATCCAAATTGCATTAACCATAATTATCAAATGTCGAATGCAGAACAAAATAGTAACTGAGATAGGCCACATTTTGCATAAGCTAAATTGTCCACTAAGACAAATTTGTCCATAAGATAATAAAGTGTTTCAAATATCTAAAACAACTACATTTTGACATGACTTGAAGATCATTAGATTTTATAGCCaatcatcatcatcgccatcgcCACCGCCATAGCCATAGCCATAGTCATCCTCATCTCCATAGTCATCATATTCCCCATCGCCATAGTGATCATAGTGCTCATCACCATACAGATCACCCTCGCCATAGTTACCATATCCCCCATTGCCATAgtcgtcgtcctcatcatcattTCCATGACTCGTACTGCCTCCAGTCCTGCTTCCCATTCCCTAAGTAATGACAAGACTAGTTGTCAGTATAATGTAGCTGAAATTTAAGTGACCTATAGGGATCAAACTTAATTGTTCTAATTGACAGGTTATCTGCGAACTGCTATATGACAACATGATTATCCAACAATATGATGCCTATTCACCTTTCGTTCCTTCACATGAAACTTTCAGAGGAAACATGAATCAGCAGGAACACATTCCATACACATTTACCAAGTACTGTGCATATCTATCTGCGACCCCATTATCAACAGTGTTTACATTTCGCAGTCACATGACAAAGCCGAATTAGTAAACTAACAGACCACTATTGGCTAGTTTGGGCATATAGTAAACTAATTAAGAATGGCATGTACAAAGAGCATAAACTAGCAGCATGTGCCCCAAGGTGAAACAATATTTGCATGTATATGTATTATAATTGAAATGCATATGTACAGAGGCTTTATCGAACATGGTACAATGCTTAGATAAAGGAAGAGTATCCGTAAGAAAAATATTCTGGATGGTTAGCCTAAATGCTTTCATGTCTACTAATTCGTTCCCTGCGACCTCAATAAATTATACATGAAGTACAAATAAATTATTGTTCATACTATCATATTTTTCCTATTAATGATTTTTGAATTAACATGGTTCAGTTTATCTAGTTTTGCACATAAGAAATGATAGCAAATTTAGATATGCAAGCAAACAAGGCATATGTACAGAGAAACAGGCAAACAAGGCATATGTACAGATAAACAAGCATGACAACTGTGGGCTATCAAATGTGGTCTTCACTGCATTTTTTCTCATAGATGTGCAGATAAACTTGTCCTATCAACCATCAAGTATTTACAAGCCGCATCAGTCATTTCTCTTGGGTGATATAATCCTTTAGAGGAATGCGCCAATATAGttaaccatgcatttcttttctaAATCTGTAATTAAAATATATGAAGGATCTACATCTGCTGCTACTTTCCATGACTAAAAATActgcacctgacttgcacacacaaaTTCTCTCTTGATGTGCTAATACATATGCAAAGACAAACACATAAATGGTGGAACAAGCAGAGGTAATCCCCAGACTTGCGAGCACGACGACAATGAACTAACCTTTTCGGTTTGGTGTTGAGGCACATCACCTTGTCCCCTTTGAAATCCGCCTTCAGAATATGATGGAGACTATGTATCATACACAAAAGAAACATTACTTAATGGTTCAATTGCTGAAAGCCTGCAATTCAGATGGGTATAACTTACCAAGTCATCTGTTGCTGATTGCATTATGCCATCAAAGTCGACTCCCCCTTTCTCAGCCAAAGACTACAAACATCAGCATGTCAGCACATACCTATTCACTCAGATTCCAATTTACAAGAGAAGATAATATTACCTGAACAACAAGCTCAATGCCTCGAAGACGCTTGATCTTCTGCTtcaaatacttgttttctctttcTAGACGCTCCTCCTTGGCAAATTGCACCGGCTGTGAGGCCATCGCCCTTTTAGACTTAAACTTCGCCTTCTCTGCTTTGCTAAACAACTCATTAGCAATTCCCAGCCTACCATGTGGCATTCTGCCTGCTGCTTCGTAGATGATTTGTCCATGTAAATCCGGGTGCTCCTCTTCCCAATTTTTTCCATGGGCATTTTTCATTGCCTTATCAAAATCCTCCTTTTCAAATTAAAAGTTAATGGTAAACTGCAGTGTTATGCACATAGTTCTCATGATGATTATAATGAACTAAGTTGCAATATTTTACTGACCCAATGATCAGCAGTTCTTTGACTGCATATCTGCTCTTCATCAGTCCCTCGATGCAATTTGTGCGTGTGAAGCCAAGCACCAGAAATTCCAGGGTCTTTCCCGGTTTTAAGTTTCTGCATTTCAAGAGTGTGACACATCATCCAATGTAAATGAAACTTCCTTATTAAACAGTAAGCACAAAGATGTTTGATGAAAATAGTACCAGAAATTGACGTGTGGCGACAACATTTCTAGCACCACTGCAATGGAAGACCGTGTCCCCATTAGCAAGTCTGTTCCTTTTGTTGGTTAAAGATAACCCTCTAAATTCAGTACTACTCCAGTGCTCACATAGTAGACGCCAACCAACGTCTGTACCAAAGTCAACTCTCTTTGCAGAAATTAAAGCTTCCTTAGTTGGCCAGCGGTTACCATCCTCATCCTCTTCTGTTAGTTCTGTAGGCAATTGTCCCTTCTTCTTTAATCTTTTGATGGCTGCCGCCTTTTCCTCATGTAGCATCTGCTTCACTTTCCTAGTTAAGTTCTCCTCCAAAACACCATCTGCATTCTCTTGCTCCGATGGGTCACACTTGAAACGCCACTGCCAAAAACCATCCCAAAACATTTTTCGTTAGTTACTAGTGCATTTGTGGAAGTGAGCATATGCATAATCATCAAAGCTTCCAACACTTCATAGATAAACCGAGTAGTTTTGTCATGGTTGTGACCAAAATAAAGAATTTTAACTACCACCTATCCACCAGTTTTAGATTTCTTATGTCTAAATATAATATGTTCACCTCTGTTTCAGAATTCTAAGTACTAGAAAAACTGATTCAAAATTCTCAAAGCATTGTGCGCATATACTTACCCAAAAatcttccactattttggaagctgCTGTTCTTACTTCTGGACTAGGGGACCACTTGTAGTCCTCCCAACACAATAccggtttctgatcattttttggaCCAATTGGCGGTGGATACATCTGGCGCACTAAGGCACCTAGCACCGTTGATGGATCACGAGCGCTGTATGGGTGCCATTCCCATGCCCTATTATAAATAAAGATCAAATGTGGTTAGCACATGAACATTGCTCCAACAAGTAAAGCAATTGGAATATTTAATACTTACATGCCAACGGGAACTATAAGCGGTCGGTCAATTTCCTCTAGTCTGAGACCGGCTGAAGTCCTAGTTCTTGGTGTTCTAGGCTTTTTAGCCTGTACAGTTGACTGAGTTGATCCATTGTTTCCTACGGAGGCACTAGAAGAAGACCTGTTCGACCTAGCCATTGAGACACGCCTATGATGCAAGcgggtcatcctatttacatagtgacAAATACATTCTTATTAGCCACATAAAAAAATAGTGGACAATACTGATGGATCGTGCAGAAAAGAAATTGCAATGTACAAATAATGGACAATCAGCACAATCACGTAAGATAGAAAAGAAGAAAATTACTCAAGGGGGTGTGCCAGAGACGAGCAGAGAGGGGAATGGGGAGGGAGAAGAAAATGATACCGTGGCGCCCCACTGTGATCGCTGCGTGCCGATTGATCGGCCATCGCAGAGGAAGCAGAGGAACTCCTGACCACCCGTCGGAGTGGAAGCAGAGGGACGCCGGGCAGCCCTCGAGCTAGATTGGTTTGGAGAACGAGGATGTGTTTGTTTTCAAAGAGGACCAGGAGACTATGGCGGTTATTTTAGGACCTGATTTGGTGTGTGGTACGCCGGCGCGCGAGAAGTTTTTGGTGGCCGCGCCAAGAAATCAGCGCCAAATCGCCAAAGAATTCGGTAACAGGAGTCCACGGCTGCGAGGTGGGCACTAACCACTACGCGAGAAACGTGAAAAAAAAAATAGATAACCACGAGGCCTCCTCAACGGATTGAACGGACTCAATTATATTATCCCACGAAAACCACGGTACATATGTTATTATATCTAGATCACATAATCGTGTCAATGTTGCAACAAATTGTCTCTGGTGTATGTGCTGATTAACTAATTGACCAAACAACTCAGTCTCCACATTTATTTGTGTCAAAATTTCCTcaatttcagtttcaaaaaaaatcccaaATTGCCTACTGTACTGTACTGACCTGAAGAGATTGGGCGTGGTTAGGTCGTGGCCCGCCCAGACGGTGTCCAAGAATTCGCCGTGCTTGCAGGAGGCAGGGTCGAACTGGACGCGGCGGCGAGGTACCTCCGGGGCCGCCAGTAGCTCCGAGGCCGCCAGTCCTCGTCCGTCTTCTCCGCCAGTGCGGGCTCTCCCCATGCAACCCCCGCTTCCCCATCCAGCTCATGGCGACACGGGAACCTACTGCTGCTGCCTGCCGCTTGACTTTGGGGTCAAATCTGAGACGAGATTGGAGGACGGTGCCAAGTCAGGTGACACATCTAGGCGGCGACCGGCGTTGAGAGAGAGGTGAATGTGAGCCGCAGGACTGAGGGGATAATAAGCGGCGGGGCTGGTCAACTGCGCTTTGAGAAGATCTAGTATAGATAATATCTGAGGAGGCATATGTCACAACTTGTCTGATGTCCACCTGGTATAGCACGCTAGGCAAGCCTGttaggtcctgggttcgaaccgtGCGGTGCACTTAATTTTTGCACACGCGTTATTGATTAATTATTATTACGTATGAAATCATATAGGAGTACAATAAATTTTATTTTTTGGGCTATTTGCTTTTTAAATCCTATTTTTATTCTTAGATTTCTCACAGTTCATCTCGCACATACACGCCTTTTTTTTGACTTTGCACATACACGATTCTTGGTATGATCATAAtacgtttttttgcgaaaaatgGCCATAATACCTTGGATGATCCATTGGTGTGTTGTATTTGGTTCCACCGCGCACcggtttttttttgcatggtaatacgtgtctcattcatatcataaagatgaAATTACAAGCTACGTAAGgatcgacatgacaaaactgaaaagatagcaaaaCATCTCTGAGCTAGACACCGACGCTCCGTCACATGCCCCCAGCACGACCACATCAGCCACCGAAGAGAAGAAcaacggatcacctcctcacccaagctcgacgcggctccatcgctgatatccaGCTTTgtagacctccaaggtggctcaccaaaactgAAGTCATTGTGGTTGAATGAATCAGATCTGGGCAACACCCCCGGACACGCTATCGAACTcaagatctggcaccccaccacgactaagacgccgaaggaggaaactACACTTTCCATCCAtcaaccacgaacccagcacacgtTCCGTCTTCCAAATGTCGTCGATGCAGTCCACAATctacatccgctcctggactacgtaCCTCCCAAGCTCCGTGCCGATGTTGGGGCAGACGCCGGCCCGAGGACAcatgtccaccacgaggatgtcgccgccatgccatccttgcttgaacagtctGGTTTTCAAAACCACCCCAACCATAGGGCCGATTGACTTGTCGGAGAAGGATCTGAAAAATCTTTATTCAGCACCGTCAttgccgccgccgaagccaagacgATGAGCAATACGTGTTTACTAAGGACCTAAAATGGTGATGAAAAATATGAACGGGTTCATATTGTACGAACATAGCCTCACCGATGCAGGGGACGGCAGCACTTTGAAACGGTAAGGCCTCTGTGGCTCCATGTGGCAGACTCTTTGTAGAAAGGGTGATACCTCCCTTTTACTTTCTTGGTTGGGAGGAAAAAGAATGGTCGCACTGCTTCGGACAAAAAGGATCATGTGTACGTATAGTATCGTATGCATAGCATTCCACTTTCTTAATTTTTAAATACAACACTCACCCTCGTTATAATTCAAGATGTAATTAAAAACTTCACGACACATTGCATTTAATTAATAATATACATGAAGGTCGGGGTCCTTATAGACAAAGTTGCATTTATTAGAAAAACTAAAGATACGTACAAGGCAAAAGTTACAGAAGTACATGACCAAGAAATTATCAAACTAGGACTTTAATTAGTAAGTGCAATTTTTTTAAACATCATATTTGTATTATCATGCATGTACCAATTTTTTTAAGCATCCTATATATTAATTGTGAAAAAGAACATAATGCACTCGCTTACAATAGCAATGCTAGATGTTAGTTCTTGGAATCTTCTTATACTGAATTATCTGGAATATAACATCGGTCATTCTACATATGTTGTCCATTGAAACATATTGTCGAGAGGGCAAGTCAAACGCCGGTTATCAATATACACCATCGGGTATTTTCTCAAATAACCAAGAGGCACATATCTACCGCCGGCCATGTCCTCTCATAGGTGAGAGTTTTGTTTTCACCTTCGGCTATTAAATTTCACCGTCGGGCATTACATGTAATCCCTGTGAGTGTGGCAAAAACCGTCGGGCATTACATGTAATCCCCGAGGGTGTACCAAAAACCGTCGGGCATTACAATTAACCGTCGGCCATTACATGTAATCCCCGTGGGTGTAGGGAAACCCGTCGGGCATTACCTGTAATCCCCGTGGGTGTAGGGAAACCCGTCAGGCATTACATGTAATCCCCGTGGGTGTAGGAAAAACCGTCGGGCTTTACGATGAACCGTCGGGCATTAAGTTGGATATCCGAGGGGTGAATTTTCACCGTCGGGCATTCTAGTATACCGTCGGGTATTAGTGGTAATACTCGTGAGTCGACAGTAACCGTCGGCCATTATAACTATCGTCGGCTATTACTGTAATACCCGACGGTCCGTCGGCTATTAGATTTCACCGTTGGAAATATGGGGATTTCTAGTAGTGCCCCAAcagattgaagcctatggatccttcctttcaatatagaaatcaacatagaagtacctgggccagattgaccaaatgaaaaggactaaaccaaaccaagaaaaggatgcAATCCTTccattagtttgctcattcgcttaattagttacatcgaagatccagACAGGAGGTCATGTGTTCAAtttccacaatgttgatttattttgacccaattatttttcgcggtctctatgaaagcccataaaaggcccatcaacatagaagtacctggcccagattgaccaaacgaaatggactaaaccaaaccaagaatacctattccctttaatagtaggataattccttttttaatttagtagccccaacagatTGAagtctatggatccttcctttcaatatagaaatcaacatagaagtacctggcccagattgaccaaacaaaaaggactaaaccaaaccaagaaaaggacgcaatgcttcctttagtttgctcattcgcttaattagttacatcgaagatctagacaggaggtcctgtgttcaattcccacaatgttgatttattttgacccaattatttttcgcggtctctatgaaatccCNNNNNNNNNNNNNNNNNNNNNNNNNNNNNNNNNNNNNNNNNNNNNNNNNNNNNNNNNNNNNNNNNNNNNNNNNNNNNNNNNNNNNNNNNNNNNNNNNNNNNNNNNNNNNNNNNNNNNNNNNNNNNNNNNNNNNNNNNNNNNNNNNNNNNNNNNNNNNNNNNNNNNNNNNNNNNNNNNNNNNNNNNNNNNNNNNNNNNNNNNNNNNNNNNNNNNNNNNNNNNNNNNNNNNNNNNNNNNNNNNNNNNNNNNNNNNNNNNNNNNNNNNNNNNNNNNNNNNNNNNNNNNNNNNNNNNNNNNNNNNNNNNNNNNNNNNNNNNNNNNNNNNNNNNNNNNNNNNNNNNNNNNNNNNNNNNNNNNNNNNNNNNNNNNNNNNNNNNNNNNNNNNNNNNNNNNNNNNNNNNNNNN is from Triticum dicoccoides isolate Atlit2015 ecotype Zavitan unplaced genomic scaffold, WEW_v2.0 scaffold34355, whole genome shotgun sequence and encodes:
- the LOC119345930 gene encoding uncharacterized protein LOC119345930 is translated as MPHGRLGIANELFSKAEKAKFKSKRAMASQPVQFAKEERLERENKYLKQKIKRLRGIELVVQSLAEKGGVDFDGIMQSATDDLSPSYSEGGFQRGQGDVPQHQTEKGMGSRTGGSTSHGNDDEDDDYGNGGYGNYGEGDLYGDEHYDHYGDGEYDDYGDEDDYGYGYGGGDGDDDDWL